The DNA region TCTCAGCCCGGTGAACAGTTACAACCACATAGCCAGGATCCAGCCCAAGCCTCTCCAAAACACGAGACCTCTCCTCCGCTATAGGAAGCCACCTCTTCAAAGCACGAACATGAACATCACCCGTAACAAAGACCCTGCCAGGAACCCGCTCAGCCAACAAGTTCCTATACGCACTCCCAGTAGGCGCAAAAAGCAAATGCGACACATGATCCACAACCCTCCTATTCACCTCCTCCGGCATCGACATATCAAAACTCCTCAACCCAGCCTCCACATGCCCAACCCTAAACCCCGCCTTCACTGCCGCAAGCGCCCCGCCCAGCGTCGAGTTCGTATCACCATAAACAACCACAAGGTCAGGTCGCTCCCTTAGCAAAACCTCCTCAACCCGTTTAACAATCTCCCCCACCTGGTACCCGTGGGAACCGCTCCCCACACCTAGGAAGTAGTCCGGCTCCGGAACCTCCAGCTGCTCAAAAAACACCCTATTCATCTCATAATCATAATGCTGACCAGTATCCACCACAACATGGTCGAAAAACTTTGAAAAAACATCGCCAACCGCTGCTATTTTAACATAATTGGGCCTTGCGCCGACCACAGATAATACTTTCATACCACATACCTATTTTTAACCCTAATAAATGTTCCTTAAATTTAATGTTATCATTTTCAGACGCTATTAACGTTTCACAATTTTTAGTCATTCATTTGAGCCTGCGCGGTTTAACTAAGTAATTTTTATTGTCGACTGTATAAGCAATACTCCATAGCGCGCGCAACTTAATGGTCATACTTATGCCTATCTTTTAATCTTTATAAAAGAAATTTCATAGAGATAAAGTGATGAAGGTAATCCATCCGAACTCTTAAGCGCAACGAAAAGATAGCCATTGAAGATTTTTCCAGTATACGGTCTCAAATCAAAAAGAGTAGTCATAAGAGTATTGGGATCTTGCCAATAAGCAACGTCAAAACTGCTTCCATCATTCATGAAAAAACGTACTAATATACGGGCATTGTTACTTCCTTTAAGTCTTACAATAACATAGTCATAGTCAGACAAATTTAACTCTCGTATAGTCTTAGTGAAAATCGTCACTCGACTGTTAATATCAGTTGGATAAAGCACTAAAAAAATACCAGTTTCATTAGTATAAAGAACATATTGTGCATTAGTTAATGTTAACCTTGAATCTACTGACCAGCCACTAAGTGGAATTCTAATTTTATCAATTTCATAAGGTCCTAAAGTGTATAACTTCCAATTACCAAAGCTTTTAGATGGAACAGCAAGCTCAGGATTTCCAATCAATCTAGAAATACTGAAATTTAAGGATTCATCAAGAGTTTTAAAGTCCTTATCGTTCGGATTAATTAATATATAGTTAATACCTAAACTTTTTAATTTTAAAATACTTTCATAGGAATCATTAGATAACAAAAAATCTTTAAGAAATGCCAAATTTGCTGGATATTGTAAATCTATTACTTTGCTATCAGGCATATAATATGGTAAACCCATGGGTGCTTTAAAAGTTAAGATTCCGCCCTTTAAATCTCTTGAATTTACAAGTAACATATAAAGGCTTTCATAACTATCTTTAAGTTGATTTTTTCGAAGTTCGTTTAGACCTCCGTAAACCATTACTATCTCTATCCTAGGGATTAAAAGAGTTGAAAGCAATAAGGAAAGAATTATACCAGTTCCGATAAGTCTTGAATATGTTAATAGATGAGTCTTAAA from Candidatus Methanomethylicota archaeon includes:
- a CDS encoding UDP-N-acetyl glucosamine 2-epimerase, which gives rise to MKVLSVVGARPNYVKIAAVGDVFSKFFDHVVVDTGQHYDYEMNRVFFEQLEVPEPDYFLGVGSGSHGYQVGEIVKRVEEVLLRERPDLVVVYGDTNSTLGGALAAVKAGFRVGHVEAGLRSFDMSMPEEVNRRVVDHVSHLLFAPTGSAYRNLLAERVPGRVFVTGDVHVRALKRWLPIAEERSRVLERLGLDPGYVVVTVHRAE